From the Drosophila suzukii chromosome 2 unlocalized genomic scaffold, CBGP_Dsuzu_IsoJpt1.0 scf_2c, whole genome shotgun sequence genome, one window contains:
- the LOC139354098 gene encoding uncharacterized protein, translating into MEQLKSLVKSRARLKANITRVLAWAEQTEIATHTEIVTRIDLLNEVWKEFNQFSDCIALHEEVEGYVDPEIDNAVYEAKYLRASAILKERSNDLQPGTSTSGASGSNGLHSHNDAILNLLQQNQQLFERLAVSQSTPNTPDHVGGDVTLANSRNSVLTANSNLSELPKIQIKRFSGNYTEWPSFQDIYESTIHNKQHLSNTQKFHHLKTLLVDEAANLVRHLAITDTAYNTAWERLKERYNRPRHIVNSFLEQFMSLPATTKIDATVLRKVSDGANEIVRGLDAVNQTGRDCWIIYLALEKLDADTRRRWIERSMETDSPTLEEFFKFLDSRCEELELSKRELATGSKTTTHPEKPKRITHSMVAVESSGCTKCSSTEHTLYGCQQFLDMSGLQRRSFVKEKSLCYNCLRPGHGVNRCKSTYKCRQCKGNHHSLLHVQPNPQASGNLAQIAEGDEQNLSASNTNSVTLSHVAQGAGTQKVVCAQGTAKSTHQTEFKRSILPTAMVYVKNAKGEHVTCRLLLDTGSELSYVSERCIQALGLTRSASRILVTGISSVKADTTRGCSTLQIKSRISDDRLVVYAHVLGRITSSLERQNIDASTLEVFKDLQLADTHFNANTPVDILLGSEHVWSVFTGRKMYDNKGNLIAISSVFGWVITSLITSNSSDAIALTTDIDNTLQKFWELENVQNNTKLEPEDDQVEKHFLATHSRDENGKYIVELPFNTESPEFGETLHGALRRFKSVERRLQQNEQLRTQYVYFMREYINLGHMREVPPEEIATGNHFFLPHHPVLGRKLRVVFDGSFRDANGKALNDTLFTGPSIQRDLFAVCLRFRMYKFAFSADIVKMFRQIWVNEKHRNYQKIVWREDPSDPIKHFQLCTVTYGTSCAPFLAVRVLEQLAVDHQEEYPNASKILLEDFYVDDVLTGSNNEDELRRNRDELIQLMSCANLELGKWVSNTSFIQKDDTNAQSSPVKVLGLYWDPGKDILTYNIGLAANPDCTKRQVLSDVSRIFDPLGLLAPIVIQFKIIFQKLWLLNLNWDDPLPTKLADNWLKCRADLDTLQKFQLPRFVANDADNIELHGFSDASTKAYAAVVYSRVTNDDGSISVSLVAAKTRVAPLKQQSLPRLELCAALLLSQLIRSISSGLRHKNITVFAWSDSSIVLSWLSYAPAQLKTFVGNRTSEILDTIPRKAWRHVDSKSNPADCASRGLMAADLIDFHLWWNGPLWLRDQDQYLVKLNDSRFGLSLSDKRIQGEVKSNCLATVAAATQVHPLDKLIARVSSWLKLVHIVAYVKRFIQRTQNPSCDRASRALTFEEIKAARNICIKHAQHCFHEDYQLLLAKKPLRSRSQLVKLAPMIDENDLLRVGGRLHQSQLSREAKHPVLLPKTHRISKLILEHEHRVNLHPGVSSLFVIVRQRFWILGARNLIRRITHDCLSCFRQRHHTAQQQMADLPSVRVTQALPFVNTGCDYAGPILLKDAKVRKPRISKGYICLFVCMVTSAIHLELVTDLTTETFLAALRRFISLRGKCSKIYSDNGTNFIGAKRSLNEMQELLASQRHKDIVTSTLADDGIQWVLIPPRAPHWGGKWESAVRCVKLHLRRVTGNSTLTFEQMRTLLAQISAVINSRPLCYTSDTEDNYLSPAHFLIGRPLTTVPDPDLSHIPVGRLGYWQSIQAMLQGFWKKWHQEYLTTLQQRPKWTTSTPNLSIGDVVLVKESNTPPASWHIARVMETYPGKDNLVRAVKLKTSTGEMTRPITKIAVLPSSETVFQGGPGCS; encoded by the coding sequence ATGgaacaattaaaatcattagTAAAAAGCCGTGCAAGACTCAAGGCCAACATCACACGTGTCTTGGCATGGGCTGAACAAACGGAGATTGCTACACACACAGAGATCGTCACACGGATAGATCTTCTCAACGAAGTTTGGAAGGAGTTCAACCAGTTTAGCGATTGCATTGCGCTTCACGAGGAAGTGGAAGGCTATGTCGATCCGGAGATTGACAATGCGGTCTATGAAGCAAAATACCTAAGGGCAAGCGCTATTCTCAAGGAAAGGAGTAATGATCTACAACCGGGGACATCTACAAGCGGTGCGAGTGGCAGCAACGGGCTACACTCACACAACGATGCAATCTTGAACTTGCTACAACAAAACCAACAACTATTTGAGCGACTTGCTGTAAGTCAGAGCACACCGAACACGCCTGATCATGTTGGTGGTGACGTCACATTAGCGAATTCTCGGAACTCGGTACTCACGGCGAATTCAAATCTGAGCGAATTGcctaaaattcaaatcaaacgGTTCTCGGGCAACTACACAGAGTGGCCATCCTTTCAAGACATATATGAAAGCACAATTCATAACAAACAGCATTTGTCCAACACCCAGAAGTTCCATCACTTAAAAACACTACTCGTTGATGAGGCTGCCAACTTGGTTCGACACTTGGCAATTACGGACACGGCTTACAACACTGCATGGGAACGTCTTAAGGAAAGATACAATCGTCCACGGCACATTGTAAACTCGTTTTTGGAACAGTTTATGAGCCTGCCAGCAACTACAAAGATCGATGCAACAGTTCTACGGAAGGTTTCGGACGGAGCAAACGAAATTGTTCGTGGATTGGATGCGGTGAATCAGACGGGACGCGACTGTTGGATCATATATCTAGCCCTAGAGAAACTTGACGCTGACACACGGCGCAGGTGGATTGAGCGCAGCATGGAGACCGATTCACCCACTCTAGAGGAATTCTTCAAGTTTCTCGATTCTCGCTGCGAGGAACTGGAGCTGAGCAAAAGGGAGCTTGCGACTGGAAGCAAGACAACAACACATCCTGAAAAGCCAAAACGGATCACACACTCGATGGTTGCGGTTGAAAGTAGTGGCTGCACCAAATGCAGTTCTACGGAACACACTCTATATGGCTGTCAGCAGTTTCTGGATATGTCTGGACTGCAGAGGCGATCATTTGTGAAGGAGAAATCACTATGCTACAACTGCTTGCGACCTGGTCATGGGGTCAACAGGTGCAAGTCAACATACAAGTGCAGGCAATGCAAAGGAAATCATCACTCCCTTCTTCACGTCCAACCGAATCCACAGGCTAGTGGGAATCTTGCCCAGATAGCGGAGGGAGACGAGCAAAACTTAAGCGCGTCTAACACAAACTCAGTGACACTCAGTCATGTGGCCCAAGGAGCGGGCACCCAAAAGGTTGTATGTGCACAAGGCACTGCAAAATCTACACATCAAACGGAATTCAAACGAAGCATATTACCAACTGCTATGGTGTATGTTAAAAACGCAAAAGGTGAACACGTAACATGCCGTCTTCTATTGGACACAGGATCAGAGCTGTCTTATGTATCTGAGCGTTGCATCCAAGCTCTCGGATTGACACGGTCGGCATCACGCATTTTGGTTACGGGAATCTCTTCCGTAAAAGCAGACACGACAAGGGGATGCAGCACGCTGCAAATCAAGTCTCGCATATCTGATGATCGTTTGGTTGTCTATGCCCACGTGCTAGGCAGAATCACCTCATCTCTGGAGCGCCAAAATATAGACGCATCGACACTCGAGGTATTTAAGGATCTGCAGCTGGCGGATACACATTTCAACGCAAACACACCAGTAGATATACTATTGGGAAGCGAACACGTATGGTCAGTGTTCACAGGACGAAAGATGTACGACAACAAGGGTAATCTTATCGCTATTTCCTCGGTATTCGGATGGGTTATCACTTCACTCATCACATCGAACTCAAGCGACGCTATCGCACTAACCACGGATATCGACAACACGCTTCAGAAGTTTTGGGAACTGGAGAACGTTCAAAACAACACAAAATTGGAACCGGAAGACGACCAGGTCGAGAAGCACTTTCTCGCCACCCACAGTCGCGATGAAAACGGGAAGTATATCGTGGAACTTCCATTCAACACGGAAAGTCCTGAATTCGGAGAAACTCTACATGGAGCTCTCAGACGTTTCAAATCGGTGGAACGACGActacaacaaaacgagcagctGCGGACACAGTACGTATACTTTATGCGAGAGTATATCAACCTGGGGCACATGCGTGAGGTGCCGCCAGAGGAAATCGCTACTGGGAATCACTTCTTTCTTCCCCACCACCCAGTGCTAGGCCGAAAACTGCGAGTGGTCTTTGATGGATCCTTTCGCGACGCTAACGGTAAGGCCTTAAATGACACTCTTTTCACAGGGCCCAGTATCCAGCGCGATCTATTTGCTGTGTGCCTACGCTTTCGAATGTACAAGTTCGCATTCTCAGCGGACATCGTTAAAATGTTCCGCCAAATATGGGTAAACGAAAAGCACAGAAACTATCAGAagatcgtttggagagaggaTCCATCCGATCCGATCAAGCATTTCCAATTGTGCACTGTAACCTACGGAACGTCATGTGCACCATTCCTGGCGGTACGAGTGCTGGAACAACTCGCTGTGGATCATCAAGAGGAATACCCGAATGCTTCAAAAATCCTACTGGAGGATTTTTATGTCGATGATGTTCTTACTGGATCAAACAATGAGGATGAACTACGTCGAAACCGAGACGAGTTGATTCAGCTGATGTCGTGCGCAAATCTGGAACTCGGGAAATGGGTATCAAATACCTCATTTATACAAAAGGATGATACCAACGCACAATCGTCGCCAGTTAAGGTTCTCGGACTATACTGGGATCCTGGAAAAGACATTCTAACATACAACATTGGTCTAGCAGCAAATCCTGACTGCACAAAGAGACAAGTCTTGTCCGACGTTTCCAGGATATTTGATCCTCTCGGACTCTTGGCACCCATTGTAATCCAATTTAAGATTATTTTCCAGAAACTCTGGCTCTTAAACTTGAATTGGGATGACCCGCTCCCAACTAAACTAGCGGACAACTGGCTGAAGTGTAGAGCAGATCTAGACACTCTACAAAAATTCCAATTACCACGCTTCGTTGCCAACGACGCAGACAATATCGAACTTCACGGATTTTCGGATGCCTCAACCAAGGCGTATGCTGCTGTGGTGTACAGCAGAGTTACAAATGACGACGGATCCATCTCGGTGTCCCTTGTGGCTGCGAAGACAAGGGTGGCGCCACTGAAACAACAATCTTTGCCACGCCTGGAGCTTTGCGCAGCACTTCTTCTAAGCCAACTCATTCGGTCGATCTCTTCTGGATTGCGCCACAAGAACATAACTGTTTTTGCCTGGTCTGACTCATCAATAGTGCTGTCCTGGTTATCTTATGCACCAGCCCAACTAAAGACTTTTGTTGGAAACAGAACCTCGGAAATCCTTGACACTATTCCTCGGAAGGCCTGGCGGCACGTAGACTCCAAATCAAACCCAGCTGACTGCGCTTCCAGAGGTCTGATGGCTGCTGACCTCATCGACTTCCATTTGTGGTGGAATGGACCTTTGTGGCTACGGGACCAGGATCAATACCTGGTAAAGTTGAACGATTCACGTTTTGGTTTATCTCTTTCAGACAAACGCATTCAAGGAGAAGTCAAGTCCAACTGTTTGGCTACAGTGGCAGCTGCAACTCAGGTTCATCCACTCGATAAGCTGATCGCACGAGTTTCTTCTTGGCTCAAGCTCGTTCACATTGTCGCCTATGTGAAGCGATTCATTCAACGCACACAAAACCCGTCCTGCGATAGGGCCTCAAGAGCTCTTACATTTGAAGAGATTAAGGCAGCAAGGAACATTTGCATAAAACACGCGCAGCACTGTTTCCACGAGGACTACCAATTGCTCCTTGCCAAGAAACCCCTAAGGAGCCGATCGCAGCTGGTCAAACTTGCACCAATGATAGACGAAAACGATTTGCTGAGGGTAGGCGGAAGACTGCACCAATCGCAGTTGTCACGAGAGGCAAAACACCCAGTTTTGCTACCAAAAACGCACCGAATCTCGAAGCTGATTCTGGAACACGAGCACCGAGTAAATCTTCACCCTGGCGTGTCTTCCCTGTTCGTAATCGTTCGTCAGAGATTCTGGATACTTGGAGCACGTAATCTCATTCGCAGAATAACACACGACTGTTTATCCTGCTTTCGTCAACGCCACCACACCGCTCAACAACAAATGGCTGATTTGCCCAGCGTGCGTGTCACTCAAGCCCTTCCATTCGTCAATACTGGTTGCGACTATGCAGGTCCAATCCTTCTAAAGGATGCTAAAGTTCGGAAGCCACGTATCAGCAAGGGTTACATTTGCCTGTTCGTCTGCATGGTCACCTCGGCCATACACCTGGAACTTGTCACAGACCTGACAACAGAAACCTTCTTGGCTGCCTTGCGCCGCTTCATATCCCTACGTGGCAAGTGTAGCAAGATCTACAGCGACAACGGAACCAACTTTATTGGAGCCAAGCGATCCCTCAACGAAATGCAAGAATTGCTTGCATCACAACGGCATAAGGACATCGTCACATCCACTCTGGCAGATGACGGAATTCAGTGGGTACTCATTCCCCCCAGAGCTCCTCATTGGGGAGGGAAATGGGAGTCGGCAGTTCGCTGCGTCAAACTGCATCTGCGCCGAGTCACCGGCAACTCAACGCTCACCTTCGAACAAATGCGCACCTTGCTTGCTCAAATCAGCGCAGTGATAAATTCACGCCCCTTGTGCTACACATCGGATACCGAAGACAACTACTTATCACCCGCCCACTTCTTAATTGGGCGACCGTTAACCACCGTACCAGATCCTGACTTAAGCCACATCCCTGTGGGCCGATTAGGATATTGGCAGAGCATCCAGGCTATGCTTCAAGGATTCTGGAAGAAATGGCACCAGGAGTATCTGACTACTCTGCAACAACGTCCAAAATGGACCACTTCAACACCCAACCTCTCGATCGGTGATGTAGTTCTCGTTAAGGAGTCCAATACGCCACCAGCATCGTGGCACATCGCACGGGTTATGGAAACCTACCCAGGGAAGGACAACCTCGTTCGAGCAGTCAAGTTGAAGACATCAACAGGAGAGATGACCAGGCCAATCACGAAGATTGCCGTTTTGCCCAGTTCAGAAACTGTGTTTCAGGGCGGGCCGGGATGTTCCTGA